Proteins from a genomic interval of Dama dama isolate Ldn47 chromosome 1, ASM3311817v1, whole genome shotgun sequence:
- the LOC133058688 gene encoding olfactory receptor 51H1-like: MLSVNLTINNRQTFILTGIPGMPEKDFWLALSLCLLYSFTFLGNVTILAVIKVEQHLHEPMYYFVATLLATDLSLSLSSMPTTFSIHWLSWCSVTLDVCITQVFFIHTLGGVESGVLAAMASDRFMAFCFPLHYTTILTHGLIGRIGAAVLLRSVGTVLPVPFLIKRLPFCPSNTLSHAYCLHQDAMRLACADTRVNSIYGLLAVIFIIVLDVLILLASYFLIFQAVFGIASWEERLKALNTCLSHICAMLLFYVPLTGMTGSHCFGRHLSPVVYRVMAGTYLSLPSMLSLTVYSVRTKQICQWIVQVFPGDRVGS, from the coding sequence ATGCTGTCAGTCAACCTAACTATTAATAACCGTCAGACCTTCATCCTTACTGGGATTCCAGGAATGCCAGAGAAGGACTTCTGGTTGGCCCTGTCCCTCTGTCTTCTTTACAGTTTCACATTCCTGGGTAATGTCACCATCCTAGCTGTCATCAAAGTTGAACAACACCTCCATGAGCCCATGTATTATTTTGTGGCAACGCTACTTGCCACTGACCTCAGCCTTTCATTGTCTTCCATGCCCACCACGTTCAGTATTCACTGGCTCAGCTGGTGCTCAGTAACCCTTGATGTCTGCATCACTCAAGTGTTCTTCATCCACACCTTAGGGGGAGTGGAGTCAGGTGTTCTGGCGGCCATGGCCTCTGATCGCTTTATGgctttttgctttcctttgcaCTACACTACCATTCTCACTCATGGACTCATCGGCAGGATTGGAGCAGCAGTCCTGCTGCGGAGTGTGGGGACTGTGCTTCCTGTGCCTTTCCTCATCAAAAGGTTACCTTTCTGCCCCTCCAACACCCTCTCCCACGCATACTGCCTCCATCAGGATGCCATGAGGCTTGCCTGTGCTGACACCCGTGTCAACAGCATCTACGGCCTCCTGGCGGTGATCTTCATCATTGTGCTAGATGTCTTGATCCTCTTGGCCTCTTACTTTCTAATCTTCCAGGCAGTATTCGGCATTGCTTCCTGGGAAGAGAGACTCAAGGCTCTCAATACCTGCCTCTCTCATATCTGTGCCATGCTGCTCTTCTACGTACCTCTCACTGGCATGACTGGGAGTCACTGCTTTGGGAGGCATTTGTCCCCTGTAGTATACAGGGTCATGGCCGGTACCTACCTGTCACTGCCTTCTATGCTCAGTCTGACTGTATACAGTGTTAGGACCAAGCAGATCTGTCAGTGGATTGTCCAAGTGTTccctggggacagggtgggctCTTAG
- the LOC133058750 gene encoding olfactory receptor 51H1-like, with product MMNSSGSLVNHHSFILTGIPGMPDKNPWMAFPLGFLYTLTLLGNGTILAIIKVDQNLHEPMYYFLSILALTDVGLSMSTLPSMLSIFWFNAPEIPFDACITQMFFIHSFGVVESGVLVSMTFDRFVAIRDPLHYASILTHGIIGKIGIAVVIRAVCVVFPVPFLIKRLPFCHSNVLSHSYCLHQDAMRLACASTHVNSLYGLLVVIFTLGFDAIIILFSYVLILKTVLGIASRVERLKPLNTCLSHICAVLLFYVPLIGVTMIHRFGKHLSPVVHTFMANTYLLLPPVLNPVVYSVKTKQMRRRIIHVFQRRKNRV from the coding sequence ATGATGAACTCTAGCGGATCACTTGTCAACCACCATAGCTTCATTTTGACAGGTATCCCAGGAATGCCAGATAAGAACCCATGGATGGCTTTTCCCCTGGGATTTCTCTACACCCTGACTCTCCTGGGAAATGGTACCATCCTAGCCATCATCAAGGTAGATCAGAATCTCCATGAGCCTATGTACTACTTCCTCTCTATCTTGGCTCTGACTGATGTTGGTCTCTCCATGTCCACCCTGCCTTCCATGCTCAGCATCTTCTGGTTTAATGCCCCTGAGATTCCTTTTGATGCATGCATCACACAGATGTTCTTCATCCACAGTTTTGGAGTGGTAGAATCAGGAGTATTGGTGTCTATGACCTTCGACAGATTTGTGGCCATCCGAGACCCACTGCACTATGCTTCCATCCTCACCCATGGCATCATTGGCAAGATTGGAATAGCTGTCGTCATCCGGGCAGTCTGTGTGGTATTCCCCGTGCCCTTTCTTATAAAGCGGCTACCCTTCTGCCATTCCAATGTCTTGTCTCATTCATACTGTCTCCACCAAGATGCAATGCGGTTAGCCTGTGCCAGCACTCATGTCAACAGCCTCTACGGCCTCTTAGTAGTCATCTTCACTTTGGGGTTTGATGCCATCATCATTCTCTTTTCTTATGTGCTCATCCTGAAGACAGTACTGGGTATCGCTTCCAGAGTTGAAAGGCTCAAACCGCTCAACACCTGCCTCTCCCACATCTGTGCTGTGCTCCTTTTTTATGTTCCTCTCATTGGTGTCACCATGATCCACAGGTTTGGGAAACATCTGTCACCAGTAGTACACACATTCATGGCCAATACCTATCTGTTACTGCCCCCTGTACTAAACCCTGTTGTCTATAGTGTGAAAACGAAGCAGATGCGCAGGAGGATAATCCATGTGTTCCAGAGGCGAAAGAACAGGGTCTAG
- the LOC133054318 gene encoding olfactory receptor 51H1-like, whose translation MADNNHSHFQHLYFVLTGIPGLELKYYWMAFPLGAIYVIALFGNGVIISTIKSKPSLHIPMYYFLCMLALADTGLALCTMPSMLGIFWFNYKSIAFDACLVQMYFIHTFSAIESGVLVAMAFDRVVAIWKPLRYRTILTSGVVCRTGAVILTRAICVVFPVPFLIKRLPFYRSNILSHSFCLHQDVMSLACASTRVNSLYGLIAVIFTKGSDSLSILLSYAFILRTVMAIASGEGRLKALNTCVSHICAVLIFYVPLIGVSVIHRFGKHLSPLTHALMANAYLLIPPVLNPIVYTMKTKEIRRKLTQIFIPAKVTAEG comes from the coding sequence ATGGCAGATAATAACCACTCTCACTTCCAACACCTCTACTTCGTCTTAACTGGAATTCCAGGGCTTGAACTAAAGTATTACTGGATGGCATTCCCACTGGGTGCTATATATGTCATCGCCCTCTTTGGCAATGGTGTCATCATCTCTACCATCAAGTCCAAACCATCCCTGCACATCCCCATGTATTACTTTCTGTGTATGCTGGCACTGGCAGACACAGGACTTGCCCTTTGTACTATGCCCTCCATGCTAGGCATATTTTGGTTTAACTACAAGTCCATCGCCTTTGATGCCTGCCTTGTTCAGATGTACTTCATCCACACCTTCTCAGCCATTGAATCTGGCGTGCTGGTGGCCATGGCCTTTGATCGGGTTGTGGCAATCTGGAAACCCCTCAGGTACCGCACCATCCTCACCAGTGGTGTGGTCTGCAGAACAGGAGCAGTCATCTTGACAAGGGCCATCTGTGTGGTCTTCCCGGTGCCTTTCCTCATCAAGCGGCTCCCCTTCTACCGCTCCAATATCCTCTCCCACTCCTTCTGCCTCCACCAAGACGTCATGAGCCTTGCCTGTGCCAGCACCAGGGTCAACAGTCTCTACGGCCTCATTGCTGTTATCTTCACCAAGGGTTCTGACTCTCTCTCCATCCTCCTCTCCTATGCGTTCATACTCCGAACAGTGATGGCCATTGCCTCAGGGGAGGGCCGGCTAAAGGCACTCAATACCTGTGTTTCCCACATCTGTGCTGTTCTCATCTTCTACGTGCCACTCATTGGGGTGTCTGTCATTCATCGTTTTGGAAAGCACCTTTCACCACTGACCCATGCCCTCATGGCTAATGCCTATCTTCTTATACCCCCTGTGCTAAACCCCATAGTCTATACTATGAAGACCAAAGAGATACGAAGGAAGCTCACCCAGATATTCATTCCAGCCAAGGTCACAGCAGAGGGTTAG